The following proteins come from a genomic window of Rhodohalobacter sp. 614A:
- a CDS encoding NAD(P)-dependent alcohol dehydrogenase: MGEKKITRKETQTRKEFIQRTALAGAGLTLTSPIQLFSKPHQREDDFMNTNIKTRGYAATDESGKLSPWEFERRPVGDDDILIDIKYASICHSDIHQMKGHWAPQQYPQVPGHEIVGVVAAVGTNVTKFKVGDRAGVGCMVDSCMECESCTHGEEQHCERGETLFTYGYPTEDSPTGITQGGYSNKIVVRDHFAVHIPEHISFQEAAPLLCAGITTYSPLMKAQFKIGDKVGVAGIGGLGHMAVKLAVSKGAEVYAFTTSADKVEDIKSWGAEEVIVVNDDLSNLRNYSKMLDYMICTIPYQFNAAPYVATLKPYGTFTYVGMPEGFQINLSNIALAASRVNFNASLIGGIPETQEVVHYCADNGVHPEIQVINAEEINDAWENVVNKKARYRYVIDAATF, encoded by the coding sequence ATGGGAGAAAAAAAGATTACCCGGAAAGAAACTCAGACAAGAAAAGAATTTATTCAGCGAACAGCGTTGGCAGGAGCAGGATTAACGCTGACCAGTCCCATCCAACTTTTTTCTAAACCACATCAACGCGAAGATGATTTTATGAATACAAATATAAAAACAAGAGGTTATGCAGCAACGGACGAATCCGGAAAATTGAGTCCGTGGGAGTTTGAACGCCGACCCGTTGGCGATGATGATATTTTGATCGACATCAAATATGCCAGCATCTGTCATTCGGATATTCATCAGATGAAAGGCCACTGGGCCCCTCAACAATACCCACAAGTTCCGGGTCATGAAATTGTGGGTGTGGTAGCCGCCGTTGGTACAAATGTAACGAAATTTAAAGTAGGTGACAGAGCCGGTGTTGGTTGTATGGTTGACAGCTGTATGGAGTGTGAAAGCTGTACACATGGTGAGGAACAACACTGTGAACGGGGAGAAACATTGTTTACTTATGGTTATCCAACGGAAGATTCACCAACCGGTATTACCCAGGGCGGTTATTCCAATAAAATTGTGGTAAGAGATCACTTCGCGGTTCATATTCCGGAACATATTAGTTTTCAGGAGGCAGCTCCCCTCCTCTGTGCCGGTATCACCACGTATTCTCCATTGATGAAAGCTCAATTCAAAATTGGAGATAAAGTGGGTGTGGCTGGAATTGGGGGTTTAGGACACATGGCTGTGAAGCTTGCGGTGTCCAAAGGTGCCGAAGTGTATGCGTTTACAACCTCAGCAGATAAGGTTGAAGACATCAAATCCTGGGGAGCCGAAGAAGTGATCGTTGTAAATGACGATTTGAGCAATCTCAGAAATTACAGTAAGATGCTGGATTATATGATCTGCACCATTCCCTACCAGTTCAACGCCGCACCATATGTCGCAACGCTAAAACCCTATGGAACATTTACATATGTGGGAATGCCGGAAGGGTTTCAAATTAATCTGAGCAACATAGCTCTGGCAGCAAGCCGCGTAAATTTTAATGCATCTTTGATTGGAGGAATACCAGAAACCCAGGAAGTGGTTCATTACTGTGCCGACAATGGTGTTCATCCGGAAATCCAGGTTATCAACGCTGAAGAGATAAATGATGCCTGGGAAAATGTTGTTAACAAAAAAGCACGTTACCGGTATGTAATTGATGCAGCAACATTTTAA
- a CDS encoding helix-turn-helix domain-containing protein yields the protein MKTAKERIVSNFNQELKLKGFNVFRIEDDSEATRTYSRKDFYKICLTTGKSKIHYADRSFEAEGTVLFFGNPHIPYSWETISTRYVGYTCLFSEEFLQLSDHSESLLKSPLFKIGGTPILNVTQEQREYLNSIFEKMMEEQESDYNYKDDLIRTYINLILHEALKLQPSENYDAEKNAASRITRVFLELLERQFPIETKDQPMPLRTAKDFAEDLNIHVNYLNRFIKKITGKPTTDHISERIVNEAKALIQHTDWNISEIAYSLGFEYPTYFNNFFKKQTGTNPTSYR from the coding sequence ATGAAAACTGCAAAAGAACGTATTGTTTCCAATTTTAATCAAGAACTAAAGCTTAAAGGGTTTAATGTCTTTAGAATTGAAGACGATAGTGAGGCGACCCGAACGTACAGCAGAAAAGATTTCTATAAAATTTGCCTGACTACCGGGAAAAGCAAAATCCACTACGCTGACCGGAGTTTTGAGGCTGAAGGAACGGTATTGTTCTTCGGAAATCCCCATATCCCCTATTCATGGGAGACGATTTCAACCCGTTATGTTGGTTATACCTGTTTGTTTTCGGAAGAATTTCTTCAATTGTCTGATCATTCCGAGAGTTTGTTGAAATCTCCATTATTCAAGATTGGAGGAACACCCATTTTGAATGTAACGCAAGAGCAGCGGGAATACCTGAACTCCATTTTCGAGAAGATGATGGAGGAGCAGGAATCGGATTATAATTACAAAGACGACCTGATCCGAACCTATATTAATTTGATTCTTCATGAAGCCCTGAAGCTGCAACCTTCGGAAAATTATGATGCCGAGAAAAATGCAGCTTCACGTATCACGCGTGTATTTCTTGAGTTGTTGGAGCGCCAGTTTCCGATTGAGACAAAAGATCAACCTATGCCTTTACGAACAGCAAAGGATTTTGCAGAGGATCTGAACATTCATGTCAATTATTTAAACCGGTTCATTAAAAAAATTACCGGGAAACCAACTACCGATCATATCAGCGAGCGCATCGTAAACGAAGCAAAAGCTCTTATACAACATACTGACTGGAATATTTCGGAAATCGCCTATTCCCTTGGTTTCGAATATCCTACCTACTTCAACAATTTTTTTAAAAAGCAGACCGGCACCAATCCTACCTCGTACCGGTAA
- a CDS encoding aldo/keto reductase: MKKEKESSNTEMNKTSRRDFLRKTAGAGAGLTLASLAWTSSRANSSEVSEIDSKKSRIQSAGETRMLGDLEVSPIGLGCMSMKSGSYNPPRANEEMIPVIRGAVDLGVTFFDTAEVYGPFTDEELVGEALAPVRDDVVIASKFGFDLGNGGRGGRNSRPEHIRQAVEGMLQRLQTDRIDLLYCHRLDPDVPIEDIAGTVRDLIDEGKTLHFGLSEMAPDTIRRAHAVQPVAALQTQYSLLERFPENQILDTCEELGIGFVPWGPVARGFFGDKFNEYSRFSENARLSSVESFSPANLEQNMALLNLIRDWGVRKDATPAQVSLAWLLAQKPFIVPIPGTTKLHHLKEDLGSLDVEFTDEEMKEFREDFEAIELAGVRSFESALVDQ; the protein is encoded by the coding sequence ATGAAAAAAGAGAAAGAATCATCCAATACGGAAATGAATAAAACCAGCCGCAGGGATTTTCTGAGAAAAACGGCGGGTGCAGGAGCCGGTTTAACACTGGCTTCATTAGCATGGACATCTTCCAGAGCGAATTCTTCAGAGGTGTCTGAAATAGATTCTAAAAAGAGCCGTATTCAATCTGCCGGGGAAACCCGAATGCTTGGTGATCTTGAAGTTTCGCCCATTGGGTTGGGATGTATGAGTATGAAGTCGGGTTCCTACAACCCGCCTCGCGCCAATGAAGAGATGATTCCCGTGATTCGCGGGGCTGTGGATCTCGGCGTGACTTTTTTTGATACGGCAGAAGTTTATGGACCATTTACAGATGAAGAACTTGTCGGGGAAGCATTAGCGCCCGTTCGGGATGATGTGGTGATAGCCTCCAAGTTTGGGTTCGATTTGGGGAATGGGGGAAGAGGTGGACGAAACAGCCGGCCGGAGCACATTCGCCAGGCTGTCGAGGGAATGCTTCAGCGGCTCCAAACAGATCGAATTGACCTGCTTTATTGCCACCGACTCGATCCTGATGTGCCAATTGAAGATATTGCGGGAACCGTTCGTGACTTGATTGATGAAGGAAAAACTCTTCACTTTGGGCTTTCGGAAATGGCACCGGATACCATTCGCCGGGCACATGCTGTTCAGCCCGTTGCGGCACTTCAAACTCAATACTCACTTTTAGAACGATTTCCTGAAAACCAGATTCTGGATACTTGCGAAGAATTAGGAATCGGTTTTGTACCCTGGGGACCGGTTGCACGTGGCTTTTTTGGAGACAAGTTTAACGAATACAGCCGCTTTTCTGAAAATGCCCGGCTCAGCTCTGTTGAATCGTTTTCTCCCGCAAACTTGGAACAAAATATGGCGCTTTTAAATCTGATTCGGGATTGGGGCGTACGTAAGGATGCAACACCTGCGCAAGTTTCACTCGCATGGCTGCTGGCTCAAAAACCGTTTATCGTGCCCATTCCGGGAACGACTAAACTCCATCATCTGAAAGAAGATCTCGGATCACTTGATGTTGAATTCACGGATGAAGAGATGAAAGAATTCCGCGAGGATTTCGAGGCCATTGAACTGGCCGGAGTCCGATCCTTTGAATCGGCTCTTGTGGATCAATAA